From Nicotiana tabacum cultivar K326 chromosome 22, ASM71507v2, whole genome shotgun sequence, one genomic window encodes:
- the LOC107811768 gene encoding dof zinc finger protein DOF3.2, whose amino-acid sequence MDPSNGQHHHQELSSQTLESMLVSTKPQQDKKPKPPEQAQKCPRCDSSNTKFCYYNNYSLSQPRYFCKSCRRYWTKGGTLRNVPVGGGCRKNKRSSSRSTSQDHSINTCPNNPLSSLTTPMSYDSTDLSLAFARLQKQGNVHLGIESHNISLMCNGTNIAPSEVQSGYFDALRGGFLENPNGFHQNLYYGVGNIGDMGHHVENGGMGMNYNASDQEMGSMHYDQEISSGVTTTTATTVTTVKQEMCSMSRDQGDNRVLWGFPWQINNGDGNMGTDFDSSRRIWNGVGGNSWHGLLNSPLM is encoded by the exons ATGGATCCCTCTAATGGACAACATCATCACCAG GAACTGTCTTCCCAAACCCTAGAAAGCATGTTGGTAAGCACAAAGCCACAGCAAGACAAGAAACCAAAGCCACCTGAGCAAGCACAGAAATGTCCAAGATGTGATTCCAGCAACACCAAATTCTGCTACTACAACAACTACAGTCTCTCTCAACCTAGATACTTTTGCAAATCATGCAGAAGATATTGGACCAAAGGAGGGACATTAAGAAATGTTCCAGTAGGAGGAGGCTGTAGGAAGAACAAAAGGTCCTCATCAAGAAGTACTAGCCAAGATCATTCCATCAACACTTGCCCTAATAATCCACTTTCTTCTCTCACTACACCAATGTCCTATGATTCTACTGATCTAAGCCTAGCATTTGCTAGACTTCAAAAACAAGGAAATGTGCACTTGGGAATTGAAAGCCATAATATTTCATTGATGTGTAATGGGACtaacattgccccttctgaagtTCAAAGTGGATATTTTGATGCACTTAGGGGTGGATTTCTTGAAAATCCAAATGGATTTCACCAAAATTTGTACTATGGAGTTGGGAATATTGGGGACATGGGACATCATGTGGAAAATGGTGGAATGGGGATGAATTACAATGCAAGTGATCAAGAAATGGGAAGTATGCATTATGATCAAGAAATAAGTAGTGgtgtaacaacaacaacagctactacAGTGACAACTGTAAAACAAGAGATGTGCAGCATGTCTAGAGATCAAGGTGACAACAGAGTCTTGTGGGGATTTCCATGGCAGATAAATAATGGAGATGGAAATATGGGTACTGATTTTGATTCAAGCAGGAGAATATGGAATGGAGTTGGTGGTAACTCTTGGCATGGACTTCTCAATAGCCCTCTCATGTAG